The nucleotide sequence CTCATTGCGTACTTCAACACAGGATTGGATGTCCATAATCATCCCTCCAGTTCCAGACGCAATTTATCAAGCCCCTGTTCTAAGTCAAGTGCTGTCGAAACTTCCCTCATTGAAATTCCAAGGTCAATTAAAGTAATAGCAACTGCGGGCTGTATTCCTGTCAATACAACTTGAGCTCCCATTAACTTTGACATCCTCACCACATCTCCAAGAACTTTTGCAATAAAGGAGTCAATCATGTCTACTGACGTTAAGTCAATAACAACTCCCTTTGCCCCTGTATCATGAATCTTGTTAAGCAAATCCTCTTGAAATTGAAGGGCTGTTTGATCGTCCATTTCTACTTGAATGGTGATCAATAAATATTCGTGCAATTTTAAAATAGGAATCCTCATTTTTTTTTCCCTCACTCCCTATTTATTGCTAATTAACTGCTGATTTGTGATCTCCAGTGCGTTTTCCATGCCTTTTTGAAGAGTACTCTTCGTAGGGAATAGACTTAAATCAATACCCAGGCTTACAATAGTCTGTGCAATTTCAGGTCGTATTCCTACTAGGATACATGTTGATCCTAATAAACGCACAGCATCTGCCGCTTGAATAATATGATGGGCTACCATCGTATCCACGACTGGAACACCTGTAATATCAATCAGCACAACTTCTGAGCGATATTTAATCACTCCGTTTAAAAGGTTTTCCATGATCAGCTTTGCACGTTCCGTATCAATGGAACCAATCAGAGGCATGACGCTGATGTTGTTGAAAACCGGGATAAGCGGAGCGGAAAGTTCTAATAATGCTGTTTTTTGGATAGAAACGGTTCTTTCCCAAATTTGAGATGAATTTTCCACCACTTGGTTAAGAATAGGATCTAACCATCTGTC is from Fictibacillus sp. b24 and encodes:
- a CDS encoding STAS domain-containing protein, which encodes MRIPILKLHEYLLITIQVEMDDQTALQFQEDLLNKIHDTGAKGVVIDLTSVDMIDSFIAKVLGDVVRMSKLMGAQVVLTGIQPAVAITLIDLGISMREVSTALDLEQGLDKLRLELEG
- a CDS encoding STAS domain-containing protein codes for the protein MDNLIVQMVNENQETLKNNWLKEVNLFKEKELAGTTLKFSDETDQQFFKMLIKHINYHDISKDGTLDEFFDQVLHTGLPLSYITQGLQAARRVIVNFLVQTDMDKEKLASVYREIDRWLDPILNQVVENSSQIWERTVSIQKTALLELSAPLIPVFNNISVMPLIGSIDTERAKLIMENLLNGVIKYRSEVVLIDITGVPVVDTMVAHHIIQAADAVRLLGSTCILVGIRPEIAQTIVSLGIDLSLFPTKSTLQKGMENALEITNQQLISNK